Within Flavobacterium pisciphilum, the genomic segment TAGCATTCAACCCCAAAAAGATCTTTTATTACAACATCCTCTATATAAAAAAATTCAAAGTATTGATGACTTACATTGCTTCCTAGAAAGCCATGTGTATGCTGTTTGGGACTTTATGTCTTTATTAAAAGCATTACAATCAAAACTTACTTGCACAACCACACCATGGTTTGCTAGCAAAAACCCAGAAATAAGATATCTAATCAATGAGATCGTACTAGCCGAAGAAACGGATTTAAGTATTGATGGCCGTCGTCAAAGTCATTATGAAATGTACCTTGAAGCGATGGAAGATTGTGGAGCTAGCACAAAAAACATTGAAGGTTTTTTAAATGAAGTAAACTCATTACAAAATATCTTTGTTGCAATAAAACAAAGTCAATTACACCCTAATATTAAAGCTTTCTTAGATTTTACTTTTAGAGTAATTGAAGAAGGAAAACCACATGAAATCGCAGCTGCCTTTACCTTTGGAAGAGAAGATTTGATACCAAATATGTTTACTGCAATTTTAAAAAACTTTCAAGAGAATTTCCCCAATACAGATTTAAGCAAACTAATCTACTATTTTGAGAGACATATTGAACTTGACGCAGATGAACATGGTCCTATGGCAATGAAAATGATTACTGATTTATGTGAAAATGACCCTAAAAAATGGTCTGAAGTACAAGAAATATCTATTCTATCCCTAGAAAAAAGAATCGGTTTATGGAATGCTATAGAAGAAGAAATTAGTATAAAAATCGAAATGGTATAAAAACCAAAACAGTATTTTTAGCGTAAGTATTATTGAGAAAACGACAAACATCTTAATAAATACATTATGAAAAGTAGATTCAAAATAATACTTACGTCTTTATTCGCGATTTTTACGATTAGCTGCGATTCAGCAAATGAAACAAATCAGTCCCCTTCCATTATTCCTCCAGTCGCTATTACACCACTACTAGCTGCAAAAACAATAAACTATCTAGCACTTGGCGATAGCTATACTATTGGTCAAAGCGTATGCGAAACGTGTCGTTATCCTGAACAATTAAAACGTAGTTTATCAAACTCATACCCAGCAACCGCTTTCTCACTAAAAATCACCGCTAAAACGGGCTGGACAACATCCAACTTACTATCAGCTATAAAAGCTGAAAATCTCAGCTCAAATTACGACCTAGTAACGTTACTAATAGGAGTTAACAATCAATTTCAAAACATATCTTTTTCTGTATACGAAAACGAGTTCCCAGAATTGGTAAACAAAGCCATTTTTTTAGCTAAAGGAGAAAAGTCTAATGTTATAGTTGTTTCGATACCTGACTATGCCTATACTCCCTTCGGACAATCATCTGTGTACAATAATAAAACCATTACGTTAGAGATAGACAAATACAATGCTTTTGCAGAAAGCTATTGTAAAGCCAATAATATCGTGTTTGTCAATATAACTGATATTACACGACAAGGATTATCAAATCCAAGTTTGGTTGCTCAAGACGGGCTGCATCCATCAGAATTAGCATACTCCTTATTTGTTGAACGTATTTTACCAAAGGCTAAATTTGCGATAAGTGAATAAAAAAAGCGAGAAAAATTTTTCTCGCTTTACTTTATTTTAATATTCTGGTGCTAACTCTAGCTCTAAACCTTCTAAACCTTCTGTTATTGGAATTTGACAACCTAAACGACTATTAGACTTAACATAAAAAGCCTCTGAAAGCATTGCCTCTTCTTCATCTCCCATTTCTGGTAATTCAACATCATTTAATACATAACACTGACAAGAAGCACACATCGCCATTCCACCACAAGTACCTTCTACAGGTAGCTCGTAAGCTTTACATAACTCCATTACATTCATTGCCATATCAGTTGGAGCCTGTAGTTCATGAACAACTCCCTCTCTATCTTTAATCTTTATTAATACATCCATCTTTAAATTATCGGAATTTTGATTATTAACGCATTTACAAGTAGCAAAAATACATTATCTTTTACAAAATACTAATTGCTAGGTTTAAAAGTGAATGCATATTCCTTGGATTTATCTTTTAGGTGCATTTTAAGTCCCAAAACGCTGTTTTTTTCTAATATTGTGACTACAGCAATAACAGAATAATAATCTTTATCGTTTTGAAAAATCAATGTCCCCTCATAAGTAGAATTTACTATACCTTGTTTGTCTGTTGTTGTTTTAATTTTTCGAGGATGAGAAAATTCAGCAACTGTATAGCTTTGTTTATTTGAGAATTTAGCTTTTCCTTCACAAAAGTCAAATAAAAAATCATAATTAGAAATTCTCAAACTCCCTTCCTCCGTAATTGGAGAAACAACAATCTGACCTTCATAATCAAAATCGGACCAAACTTCATACTCATTTACCCACGCCTTGTCAACATATAGGTTCCCACTAATTTCCTGAGCATAACAAGTAGAAGTAAAAATAAACAGAACGACTAGTTTGTAATAATTATTCATATATGTAAGATTTAGGTTATATCGCAAATTTAAGTTAAATATATATTAAATCGCACTACAAAACTCCTAATTCTTAACACTTTTTTTTATCAAAATTAATTTAATTCACTATTTAAATGAATATTTCTTAATTTTAACACTATTTTCTTACTAATACTTTTAATTAAAAAAGAAACAGGCCTTTATTTTGATGATATATCATTAAGTGTCTAAATTACACAAATAAACACCAAAATATTCACATTAGTATTACCGATAATCTAACATAAAGCCCAAAAACAAAACACCTTTATAATAGCAAATTGCTAGAACTACATAATGTTTACTACCGTTTCAATCTGTGGAGCAAACTTTTTAATTGTAGTTTCAACCCCTGCTTTTAGTGTCATTTGATTTACACTACAGCTTGTACAGGCTCCTTCTAAACGAACCTTAACATGTTTATCATCTTCTATAGAAACCAATGTTATATCACCACCATCTGAATTCAGAAATGGCCTGATTTCATCTAAAGCTCTTAAAACATTGCTTGTTAATTCTTCTGTTGTCATAATTTTAATATTCAATTAAAGAGTTTAATATCTTAGATTATGAATCAACTAGAAAACTATAAGCTCTCCAATTATTTCATAATCTAAGTTATCTATTTATCTCAATTATCTAATTTTTCTTTACTGCAGAACATCCTGCCATTGTTGTAATTTTTATTGCTTCAGTAGCTGGCAAACTCTCATTGCGATTTACTACTTCTTGTACCACGTTTCTAGTAATTTCCTCAAAAACAGTTTCGATAGTAGATGCAGTTTGTAGCGCCGCAGGACGTCCATAATCTCCAGCCTCACGAATAGACTGTACAATTGGAACTTCTCCTAAAAACGGAACTCCTAAATCTTCTGATAAATTCTTAGCTCCTTCTTTTCCAAAGATATAATATTTATTCTCTGGTAATTCTTCTGGTGTAAAATACGCCATATTTTCTATAATTCCTAAAACAGGTACATTGATGTTGTCTTGCATAAACATCGAAACTCCTTTTTTAGCATCTGCCAAAGCTACAGCTTGTGGAGTACTTACTACAACTGCTCCAGTTATAGGAAGTGATTGCATGATTGAAAGATGAATATCTCCTGTTCCTGGAGGTAAATCAATCAACATAAAATCTAATTCTCCCCAATCAGCATCAAATATCATTTGATTTAAAGCTTTAGAAGCCATTGGTCCTCTCCATATTACTGCCTGACTTGGTGCAGTAAAAAATCCAATTGAAAGTATTTTAACTTCATAACTTTCAATCGGTTTCATTTTTGATTTACCATCAACTAAAATTGAAACTGGTTTTTCTGATTCTACATCAAACATAATTGGCATAGATGGCCCATAAATATCAGCATCTAATACTCCAACTGCAAAACCCATTTTAGCTAATGTAACAGCTAAATTTGCTGTAACTGTTGATTTACCAACTCCACCTTTTCCAGAAGCTACAGCAATAATATTTTTAATTCCTGGTATTGCACGACCTTTAATCTCGTTTTTCTCAGGAGTTTCAACTTTAATATTTACTTTAATTTTTGCATCTGCAGAAACTAAATCATGAATTGTTTTTTTAATATCGTCTTCTGCACGTTTTTTTATGTGCATAGCTGGTGTGTGCAAAACTAAATCAACTACAACTTCATCACCAAAAGTAATGACATTTGCAACTGCTCCGCTCTCAACCATATTCTTACCTTCTCCAGCTATAGTAATCGTCTCTAAAGCTTTAAGGATTTCTTTTCTGTCTAATTTCATTTTAACTTACTATTTTCTATTGACAATAATCGCTTCAAAAACTATATTAATTTAAACCGATTTCAGATTACAAAGATAACAGATTAAGTTCTTATTCTAATGGTTTTAGATTGGATTTATTGATAGGCTAATCATTTGAAGTTATTACTAAATCATTTTACATAAATTAATAAAACATTTTACAGACAAAGAATTTAATTCTGTAAGTCACAAAACAGTCATCTAATAATCTATAAAAATAATATTATTAAATATAGCGTTTAAATTTTCCATACCTTTATTAAGACATTGAGTGCCAGTCTTTTTTAAACTTGACACTGTATTAATCAAATAATTATGAGAAAAATTACTTTATTATCCGCAATTCTTCTGTTGGCCTTTTCATTAACTTCATTTAATTCCAACAAAAAAAACAGTTTACGTATCGAATCTTATGCTTCTCTTAAAATCGATAAGAAATCTAATAATAGCAAAGTAATTGTTATGATTAATAATGTTACAATCGCTACCTTTTTTAAAAACTACCCAAAATACACAACATATCAATCAGATGTAAATCAGCTTTATAAGAGTCGAAATTACAAAATGATCTGGCATGACAATAACGAGCTTATCGAATTTGCTCATTTGCTATACCAAAAAGTAAACATGCTTGAAAAAGAAGGTGTAAAATCGACTGTGCCTTACAAAGATCAAATAGACTTAATATTTAATGAAACCGAAACTAACAAACCTTCCCAAACTGACACTGAACTATTACTAACTTCCTTATATGTATTTTACACCAACAAGGTTTACGAAGGAATCGACGCAAAGAAAGTTCAGGATTTAGGATGGTTTTTACCCAAAAAAAGCATCTCCTATGACAAACTATTAGATTCGTTGTTAGTAGACCCTAAATTATTAGACAAAGACAAAATTGGCTTATTTAGCCAATATTATAAATTACGTGATGTTTTAAACAAATATCGTGAAATCCAAAAAGCCAACGATTGGAACCCAATAACCATGGATCCAACAGCACAAGAACTAAAACCTCTTGATAGCTCAAAAACTATTGGCCAAATCAGACATCGCTTGGTAGTCATTGGAGATTTAAAAGAAGATTCCAAAAGAGAGGTGTATGACCAAGAACTGATGGATGCCGTATTAAATTATAAAAGAAGATATGGCTTAGCTCTAAATTACAAGATTACCCCTGAACACATCGATCAAATGAACGAACCTATCGAGGACCGCATAAGAACAATTATGTTAAACATGGAGCGTTGCCGATGGATTCCAGCAGAATTAGAAAATGGCAAGGAATACGTAATGGTAAATATTCCTTCTTATCATCTGATTTATGTAAAAAACGGAGCTTACGAATTGGTT encodes:
- a CDS encoding DUF3050 domain-containing protein encodes the protein MNIETINNSIQPQKDLLLQHPLYKKIQSIDDLHCFLESHVYAVWDFMSLLKALQSKLTCTTTPWFASKNPEIRYLINEIVLAEETDLSIDGRRQSHYEMYLEAMEDCGASTKNIEGFLNEVNSLQNIFVAIKQSQLHPNIKAFLDFTFRVIEEGKPHEIAAAFTFGREDLIPNMFTAILKNFQENFPNTDLSKLIYYFERHIELDADEHGPMAMKMITDLCENDPKKWSEVQEISILSLEKRIGLWNAIEEEISIKIEMV
- a CDS encoding L,D-transpeptidase family protein, translated to MRKITLLSAILLLAFSLTSFNSNKKNSLRIESYASLKIDKKSNNSKVIVMINNVTIATFFKNYPKYTTYQSDVNQLYKSRNYKMIWHDNNELIEFAHLLYQKVNMLEKEGVKSTVPYKDQIDLIFNETETNKPSQTDTELLLTSLYVFYTNKVYEGIDAKKVQDLGWFLPKKSISYDKLLDSLLVDPKLLDKDKIGLFSQYYKLRDVLNKYREIQKANDWNPITMDPTAQELKPLDSSKTIGQIRHRLVVIGDLKEDSKREVYDQELMDAVLNYKRRYGLALNYKITPEHIDQMNEPIEDRIRTIMLNMERCRWIPAELENGKEYVMVNIPSYHLIYVKNGAYELVSDVFVGSRLNKTVIFSSKMDRIVFSPYWTVPQSIVKNELKSVIASDKNYLKDHNMEWYNGTIRQKPGPNNSLGLVKFLFPNPNDIYMHDTPAKSLFLAQDRAFSHGCINVQKAKDLAVAILKDYPDWPIDRINNAMSGEKETVCMLKTKIPVYIGYFTAWVNDAGEISFYKDVYDRDSRLSTLLFPDKTIN
- a CDS encoding NifU family protein, whose amino-acid sequence is MTTEELTSNVLRALDEIRPFLNSDGGDITLVSIEDDKHVKVRLEGACTSCSVNQMTLKAGVETTIKKFAPQIETVVNIM
- a CDS encoding 2Fe-2S iron-sulfur cluster-binding protein, which encodes MDVLIKIKDREGVVHELQAPTDMAMNVMELCKAYELPVEGTCGGMAMCASCQCYVLNDVELPEMGDEEEAMLSEAFYVKSNSRLGCQIPITEGLEGLELELAPEY
- a CDS encoding SGNH/GDSL hydrolase family protein — encoded protein: MKSRFKIILTSLFAIFTISCDSANETNQSPSIIPPVAITPLLAAKTINYLALGDSYTIGQSVCETCRYPEQLKRSLSNSYPATAFSLKITAKTGWTTSNLLSAIKAENLSSNYDLVTLLIGVNNQFQNISFSVYENEFPELVNKAIFLAKGEKSNVIVVSIPDYAYTPFGQSSVYNNKTITLEIDKYNAFAESYCKANNIVFVNITDITRQGLSNPSLVAQDGLHPSELAYSLFVERILPKAKFAISE
- a CDS encoding Mrp/NBP35 family ATP-binding protein: MKLDRKEILKALETITIAGEGKNMVESGAVANVITFGDEVVVDLVLHTPAMHIKKRAEDDIKKTIHDLVSADAKIKVNIKVETPEKNEIKGRAIPGIKNIIAVASGKGGVGKSTVTANLAVTLAKMGFAVGVLDADIYGPSMPIMFDVESEKPVSILVDGKSKMKPIESYEVKILSIGFFTAPSQAVIWRGPMASKALNQMIFDADWGELDFMLIDLPPGTGDIHLSIMQSLPITGAVVVSTPQAVALADAKKGVSMFMQDNINVPVLGIIENMAYFTPEELPENKYYIFGKEGAKNLSEDLGVPFLGEVPIVQSIREAGDYGRPAALQTASTIETVFEEITRNVVQEVVNRNESLPATEAIKITTMAGCSAVKKN